One window from the genome of Marinobacter sp. es.048 encodes:
- a CDS encoding DUF1513 domain-containing protein produces MPLNRRDLLKISIASSVAVGLTGCSLLPRKASGQPDSFVGAVGLRDGSFGVSAFDRSGSILWQTPVETRCHSGCNRPRMGETVFFERRPGWSFYVFDSTAGSKKHRIEAEAGEHFVGHGVFSMDGRWLYVTASRYEQAEGIIAVYDAERGYLRTDTFGLTGIGPHELTLHPDGETLVIGLGGILSHPDYNRMKLNLDTMDPALLLMDRHFGNIVGRFKPPHHHQSARHVSVSGSGRVYVAYQHQGPLYETPSLLAQLEKGQLREYRFDEDTQRALANYIASVVAHPENDLVAAASPVGSTAIIFRGSTGELVNCVTIADCAGIQAIAGGDFLVSSGRGKLVRLGAGRTARELADLPVHWDHHLV; encoded by the coding sequence ATGCCTTTGAACCGAAGAGACCTTCTTAAAATCTCGATTGCCAGCAGTGTTGCCGTGGGCCTTACCGGATGTTCCTTGCTTCCCCGAAAGGCCTCTGGCCAACCTGACAGCTTCGTCGGCGCCGTGGGATTAAGGGATGGCAGCTTTGGAGTTAGCGCGTTCGACCGTAGCGGCAGCATCCTCTGGCAAACGCCGGTCGAAACCCGCTGCCATAGTGGATGCAACCGGCCTCGCATGGGTGAAACCGTCTTCTTTGAGCGCCGACCCGGATGGTCGTTTTACGTGTTCGACTCAACTGCCGGCAGCAAAAAACACCGCATAGAAGCTGAAGCCGGAGAGCACTTTGTCGGCCACGGCGTGTTCTCGATGGATGGCCGCTGGCTCTACGTCACTGCCAGCCGGTACGAACAGGCTGAAGGCATTATTGCGGTCTATGACGCCGAAAGAGGTTACCTGCGAACCGATACCTTTGGCCTGACCGGTATTGGGCCCCACGAGCTGACCCTGCACCCCGATGGGGAAACCCTGGTGATCGGACTCGGGGGCATCCTGTCCCACCCGGATTACAACCGCATGAAGCTGAATCTGGATACCATGGATCCCGCCCTGCTGCTGATGGATCGTCATTTCGGCAACATCGTTGGCCGCTTCAAGCCACCTCACCATCACCAAAGCGCCCGCCATGTAAGCGTCAGCGGCAGTGGCCGCGTTTATGTGGCCTATCAACACCAGGGCCCGCTGTACGAAACGCCGTCCTTGTTGGCGCAACTTGAAAAGGGACAACTTCGGGAATACCGGTTCGACGAGGATACCCAGAGAGCTCTGGCCAACTACATTGCCAGCGTGGTTGCCCATCCCGAAAACGATCTCGTGGCCGCAGCTTCGCCTGTTGGTAGCACGGCCATCATCTTCCGGGGCAGCACCGGAGAGCTGGTCAACTGCGTCACCATAGCTGATTGCGCCGGCATCCAGGCCATTGCCGGGGGCGACTTTCTGGTCTCGTCAGGCCGAGGAAAGCTGGTTCGGCTCGGGGCCGGCAGAACGGCTAGAGAACTCGCAGATCTCCCCGTTCACTGGGACCACCATCTGGTCTGA